GCCCGCCGAGCAGAGTTGAGCCATCGACGGAACGAAAGCCGCCGAAGAGTTCACCGAAGAGTCCGCTGAATAGTCCGGAAGCATTCACTCCGGAAATCCACTCACTCAATCGAGGAGAAAATCCATGCAGGGCACCCGTGTCTCCAAAATCGTCGCCGCCGCGCTGATCGTTCTCGGTGGAATGGCGATGACGGTGACCGTCACGGATTCTCCGAAGAACATCACGCACGCCGTCGAGAGCGACCTGCGCACCACCGCGGGCGACCACACCGACGGCGATGTCACCTGGGGCCCCTGAACATTCACGGGGGCATGTGCTGAACCGAGTTGAAAGACATCGGGGGACAGAAGAAATGGAATTCCTGGTCCTGGGATCTCTGGAACTGCGTGAGTCGGGCACCCCGATCCGCGTCCGGGGCATGCGGCAACAGCGGCTCCTCGCCCTGCTGCTCCTCAACGCCAACCGGGTCGTTCCGATGGACGCGCTGGTGGACGAGCTGTGGGAGGACCCGCCGTCGTCGGCCCGTCCGCAGGTGCACAACGCGATCCGCGACCTGCGCCGCATCCTTTCCGCGTCGGACGGGACCAGCCTGGTCACCGTGGACGTCGGCTACCGCCTGGTCGTACCCGAGGACGCCGTGGACGCGCACCGGTTCGTCAGCCGGGTGCGCGCGGCCAAGGCGGCGGAGCGCGAGAACCGGTACGCCGAGGCCGTCCGGCTGCTCCAGTCGGCGGTGGACCTCTGGCGCGGGGAGGCCTTCGCCGGTATCCAGTGCCCGGCGGTCTCCGGTGCCGCGGTCAAGCTCGCCGAGCAGCGGCTGACCGCCGTGGAGGACCTCGTCGCGCTGCGCCTGAAGCTCGGCGAGACCGGCTCCCTCGTCGGGGAACTGCACGCGCTGATCGCGGAGTACCCGCTGCGCGACGCCCTGCGCGGCAGCCTGATGATCGCCCTGTGCCGCAGCGGCCGGCAGGCCGACGCCCTCGCCGTCTACGACGAGGGCCGGCGGTTCCTGGTGGACGAGCTCGGCCTGGAGCCGAGCCCCCGGCTGCGCGCCCTGCACGCGGAGATCCTCGCCGACTCCCCGGACCTGCACGGCTCGGGCGGACCCGCCCTCGCGGCGGCCGGCGCCGAGCCGCCCGACGACCGCAGGACGGGCCCGTCCGCACCGCCCGGGAACGGCAGGCACTACCTGCCCCACGACCTCACGGACTTCACCGGGCGCACCGCGGAGCTGGCCACCCTCTCGGCCGTCGCCGCGCAGGAGCCGGGCGGCTCGCCCGTGATGGTGGCCATCGACGGCATGGGCGGGGTCGGCAAGACGACGCTCGCGGTGCGCCTCGCCCACCGGGTCACCGAGCTCTACCCGGACGGGCAGTACTTCATCAACCTGCACGGCTTCAGCGCGACCCGGTCGCCGGTGCCGACCGAGCACGCGCTCGCCGTCCTCCTCCAGGCGAGCGGCCTCACCGCGGCGGAGATCCCGCCCAGCCTGGAGGAGCGCAGCGCCCTGTGGCGCTCGCGCCTGGCGGGCCGCCGCTGCCTGGTCGTCCTCGACGACGCGGCGGACAGCGCCCACGTCACCCCGCTGCTGCCGGGCACCGGGGGCACGTTGGTGCTGGTGACCAGTCGGCGCAAGCTCACCGCTCTGGACGGCGCCCGGCCGCTCTGCCTCGACGTGCTGCCGCCCACCGACGCCGTGACGCTGTTCCGGCGGATCGTCGGAGAGCCCCGCGCGCGGCGCGAGCCGACGCAGGTCGCGCAGGCCGTCGAGCTGTGCGGCCGGCTGCCGCTGGCCCTGCGCATCGCCGCGACCCGGCTGCGCGACCGTCCGGCGTGGGCTGTCGCCGACCTCGTCGAGCGCCTCGCGCAACCGGCGCAGCGGGCCCGCTGTCTCCAGACCGCCGACCGCGATCTCATGGCCGTGCTGCGGGTGTCCTACGACCATCTGAGCGCGCCCGAACGGCAGTTCAGCCGACTCATCAGCCTCCAGCCGTCCGCCTCCTACGACATCGCGCACGCGGCCCTCGTCACGGGCCTGCCGGCCGGGGACGTGGAACACCACTTCGACGCGCTGATCGAGAACAACCTCATCCGGGAGGACACCCCGGCCCGGTTCTCCTTCCACAGCCTGATCCGGGACTGCACCCGGGAGCTGCTCGCCGAGGAGGCGGGGGCGGCCGCCTGAACCGAATCTCCGTTCCGCCCCTGGTGGTGCCGCGCTTACGATGCGCGCAGTCGTACAACTGCCTGAACCGTCTGAACCAGGAGCACGGTACTCGTGTCCATACCCCCGCCTCCCGGGCCGCACCAGCCCCAGGACCCGTACCAGCCTCCGCAGCCGCAGAGCCCGTACCCGCAGGACCCGTTCGCCCCGCCCCCGCAGGCTCCGTACGCCCAGGCCCCGTACGGCCCGCAGGGTCCGATGGGTCCGGGGCCGATGGGTCCGGGGCCGATGGGTCCGGGTCCGGGTCCGGGTCCGATGGGGCCGTACCCGCAGGCCCCGTACCCGCAGGCCCCGTACGGCGCGGTGCCCTATCCCGTCTGGGGGCAGGGCTACAGCCCCTACGGCCGGCCCTCGCCGGTCAACGGCGTGGCCATCGCCTCCCTCGTCCTCGGCCTCCTCTGCTTCCTGCCGGGCGTCGGGCTGCTGCTCGGGATCATCGCGCTGGTGCAGATCAAGAAGCGGGGGGAGCGCGGCAAGGCGATGGCGATCGTGGGCACGGTCCTGTCCTCGATCGGACTCGCGGTGTGGGTCCTCGCGCTGTCCACCGGCGGCGCCTCCGACTTCTGGGACGGCTTCAAGGAGGGCGCGAGCGGCAACTCCAGCTTCGCGCTCGCCAAGGGCGACTGCTTCGACGTGCCGGGCGAGACCTTCGACGAGGACGTCTACGACGTCGACGAGGTGGACTGCTCCGGTGAGCACGACGCCGAGGTGTTCGCCACGGTCCCGCTGCCCGGCGACAGCTTCCCGGGCGACGACCACGTCACGGACGTGGCCGACGACAAGTGCTACACGCTCCAGGACGCCTACGCGATGGACCCCTGGGCGCTGACCGACGAGGTCGACATCTACTACCTCACGCCCACCGCCGACAGCTGGAGCTGGGGCGACCGCGAGATCACCTGCGTCTTCGCCAACGTGGACGAGAAAGGCACCCTGACCGGTTCGCTGCGCGCCGACGCGTCGACGCTCGACGCCGACCAGTTCGCCTTCCTCAAGGCGATGGCCGCCGTCGACAAGGTGCTCTTCGAGGAGCCCGAGGAGTACGCCGAGGAGGACCTCGCGAGCAACCGCACCTGGGCCGGTGACACCGGCGAAGTGACCGGCAACCAGGCGGACCAGCTGAGCTCACACCTCTGGATGACGCCGGACCGGGAAAAGCCCCTGGCCGCCCTGGCGAAGGACATGGAGGACGCGGCCGAGGAGTGGGCGGCGGCGAAGAAGGCCACCGACGCCGACGGCTTCTACGTGCACTACGACAAGGCCTACAAGTACGTCGACGGCGCCACCACGGTCACCGCCCGCGAGGCTCTGGGCCTGGCCACCACCCCGCCCACCTACGACGAGGACTCCGACAGCGGGAGCGGCGGCACGGGCGGGGGCGACAGCGACAGCGGTCTGGATGTGTGATCGCGTCCCCAGCGGGGAGAAAGTGCCTGGGTAACAGGTTTCCCGGGCACATGTCATCACATCGAGTGATTCTCTGGCCTTTGCTTGCACGGTACAACCCACGGTTGCCAGGCTGTAGCTGTCTGTACAACCTGATGGGAGTGGCCAGTGACATTCGGTGAGCAGCCGGCGTATCTGCGTGTCGCGGGTGATCTGCGCAAGAAGATCTCCGACGGGTCGCTGCCACCGCACACCCGGCTCCCCTCCCAGGCGAGAATCCGCGAGGAGTACGGGGTCTCCGACACCGTCGCCCTCGAGGCGCGCAAGGTGCTGATGGCCGAGGGGCTGGTCGAGGGCCGCTCCGGGTCGGGCACGTATGTGCGCGAGCGGCCCGTGCCGCGCCGGATCGCCCGCTCCGGCTACCGCCCCGTGAGCGGCGCCACGCCGTTCCGGCAGGAGCAGGCCGAGGCGCACACCCGGGGGACGTGGGAGTCCAGCAGCGAGCAGGCCGAGGCGGGCGTCTCCGTCGCCGAGCGGCTCGGCATCGCGTCCGGCGACCGCGTGATGTGCACCAGATACGTCTTCCGGGAGGCCGGTGAGGCGATGATGCTCTCCACCTCCTGGGAGCCCCTCGCCGTCACCGGCCGCACCCCCGTCATGCTGCCCGAGGAGGGCCCGCTCGGCGGCATGGGCGTCGTCGAGCGGATGCGCGCCATCGACGTGATCGTCGACAACGTCACGGAGGAGGTCGGCGCCCGGCCCGGGCTGGCCGAGGAACTTCTCGCCCTCGGCGGCGTCCCGGGGCATGTCGTCCTGGTCGTCCAGCGCACGTACTACGCCTCGGGCCGCCCGGTCGAGACGGCCGACGTGGTGATCCCGGCCGACCGTTACCGGGTCGCCTACCACCTGCCGGTGAAGTAGCCGCCGGAGTACGCCGGGAACGTCTCCCGGCGTGCGGGGCGAGGGGCGCCCGCCGGTGGCGTGGGTGAAGCGGTGGAGGCGGGGGCGCCGTCCGGGGCGGTAGCGCATTCGCCCGGGCGGCGCACACCCTTCCGGCAGTTGCCCCCGGTATCCGCCCGCTGCGGGCCCGTCCGCGCGCCGTCGGAATCCGGTCGTTTCCGGTTGTTCCCGCAGGTCGTCCCGTAGGTGCCCGGAACCCCGCCGACCGGACGCATCGCGGCGCGCGCACGGCGCGTTCGGTCCCGTGCGCCCCCTGCGTCTTGGCTGGTTGCGTACCTCTTTGTGCAAAGTCGTGTTCGGTGCGTAAAGGTAAGGCGTACGCTCGGGCATATGCGGATTGCGGTTTCCTTAGAGGGTGGGGCGCGAGGCATGCCGCGGACGGGATTCGGGCGGGCCGGGACGAGAAGGGGGCGTGGGGCTCGATGAACGACAGCACCATCTCCCTGCCCTGGCTCGTCATACGGCAGGACGACAACGGCAATCGCTACCGCGTGGGCAGGTACGCGACCCGGGCCGAGGCCCAGAAGATCGCGGACAGCCTCGACAGTCGCGGCCACAAA
The sequence above is a segment of the Streptomyces asoensis genome. Coding sequences within it:
- a CDS encoding AfsR/SARP family transcriptional regulator, giving the protein MEFLVLGSLELRESGTPIRVRGMRQQRLLALLLLNANRVVPMDALVDELWEDPPSSARPQVHNAIRDLRRILSASDGTSLVTVDVGYRLVVPEDAVDAHRFVSRVRAAKAAERENRYAEAVRLLQSAVDLWRGEAFAGIQCPAVSGAAVKLAEQRLTAVEDLVALRLKLGETGSLVGELHALIAEYPLRDALRGSLMIALCRSGRQADALAVYDEGRRFLVDELGLEPSPRLRALHAEILADSPDLHGSGGPALAAAGAEPPDDRRTGPSAPPGNGRHYLPHDLTDFTGRTAELATLSAVAAQEPGGSPVMVAIDGMGGVGKTTLAVRLAHRVTELYPDGQYFINLHGFSATRSPVPTEHALAVLLQASGLTAAEIPPSLEERSALWRSRLAGRRCLVVLDDAADSAHVTPLLPGTGGTLVLVTSRRKLTALDGARPLCLDVLPPTDAVTLFRRIVGEPRARREPTQVAQAVELCGRLPLALRIAATRLRDRPAWAVADLVERLAQPAQRARCLQTADRDLMAVLRVSYDHLSAPERQFSRLISLQPSASYDIAHAALVTGLPAGDVEHHFDALIENNLIREDTPARFSFHSLIRDCTRELLAEEAGAAA
- a CDS encoding DUF4190 domain-containing protein gives rise to the protein MSIPPPPGPHQPQDPYQPPQPQSPYPQDPFAPPPQAPYAQAPYGPQGPMGPGPMGPGPMGPGPGPGPMGPYPQAPYPQAPYGAVPYPVWGQGYSPYGRPSPVNGVAIASLVLGLLCFLPGVGLLLGIIALVQIKKRGERGKAMAIVGTVLSSIGLAVWVLALSTGGASDFWDGFKEGASGNSSFALAKGDCFDVPGETFDEDVYDVDEVDCSGEHDAEVFATVPLPGDSFPGDDHVTDVADDKCYTLQDAYAMDPWALTDEVDIYYLTPTADSWSWGDREITCVFANVDEKGTLTGSLRADASTLDADQFAFLKAMAAVDKVLFEEPEEYAEEDLASNRTWAGDTGEVTGNQADQLSSHLWMTPDREKPLAALAKDMEDAAEEWAAAKKATDADGFYVHYDKAYKYVDGATTVTAREALGLATTPPTYDEDSDSGSGGTGGGDSDSGLDV
- a CDS encoding GntR family transcriptional regulator yields the protein MTFGEQPAYLRVAGDLRKKISDGSLPPHTRLPSQARIREEYGVSDTVALEARKVLMAEGLVEGRSGSGTYVRERPVPRRIARSGYRPVSGATPFRQEQAEAHTRGTWESSSEQAEAGVSVAERLGIASGDRVMCTRYVFREAGEAMMLSTSWEPLAVTGRTPVMLPEEGPLGGMGVVERMRAIDVIVDNVTEEVGARPGLAEELLALGGVPGHVVLVVQRTYYASGRPVETADVVIPADRYRVAYHLPVK
- a CDS encoding SPOR domain-containing protein; protein product: MNDSTISLPWLVIRQDDNGNRYRVGRYATRAEAQKIADSLDSRGHKQLYWVERIGQGQTQAQGQAQAQAQNGDSTRN